One window of bacterium genomic DNA carries:
- a CDS encoding AAA family ATPase: protein MNTFGNGMINRVIASRYKIREHIGSSSLAEDYTAIDQKSDRRVIIHIFKEEVKKLPLASQLHFKRRLETISKADHRNLLKIYAVGEFEGRYYTVTENFPGQPLSQYLAQPIAVDRAVEMILQLSSCLSLCHQKGTIHGRINPDNILVSSQVFQDGEPPDAATDTIPYVKVTNFGYSSLLDLTLVAGAGTIQTIFGYLSPEASGILRRPIDERTDIYSIGILFYRLVTGELPYKAQDVSALVYQHIAQRPEPPGTINKAVPEVLDRIILRLIAKEPQDRYQSLSGLIADLDKYKAYRKQGGRIDFPIALQDRVREITYSTRLFGREKELHQLKVCIENTRESKGALILVYGEAGVGKSKLVDEAAGHVQSIRGIFAGGKCNQFEFQTPYKIFSEIIRAYLEKLKRRCSEEQEVLRKRIKDTLGDLAGEIVKIAPEMTELTGESGRLAELETEKERTRFLITVTNFIVNLGTPEIPVILFFDDLQWADEGSIELFGRIAEKAGSYPLLIIGGFRDTELGESHPLRQTVEKLEIGGTPPSEIHLENLGIEDTRKIISQILTEDEDTISPLADDIYQKSRGNPFFLVETLHYLVEEGIVYRKDNHYSYDASRGIKAITPESVVEVVLKRTQELSAENREILSYAAVMGREIQFEILMRISHQAPEVLLSAIEEGIKRQLVMGDISRRENICFVHDRIREAFYQRLKEEDRIPVHRLIGEYFERESKDSESFLYALAYHFTQAKIEDRALPYSIQAGHKARASYAHNQAVELYTTARRILEKQGKTKTPQYAEILESLGEIYRLTGRFTESLEALRICEVLVPASDKLHRAQLLYKIGNTLWEKGEVEEAIESLVSALKMLNLSVPRTQAGVMAGLAGEFLIQMAHTWFPKVFIRRNYCNDQKNLIISRIFMRLAYIYYFSDMDRMFYFYIKALNFTEKKIGPCTELAHLYVTGPPAFTLTIFPWLSRAFRDGRLGIEMARRIGDRIQEGRGYCYFSMPLFISNRPGEAREYAQESIDLLKKLGEYWELGMGYFFRDHHNCLLGRSFQENIRDNEEFVRAMQEAKVMQALGWALVTKGRVFSRLGKVDDQIIDDLQKSIELLEKTADHFVAGFALSVLAFAYSRREEHDKAIDAIEKSRDYYFRYHTGCYFLDMFTMGAEVYLRKILYTPALSIEERKKCLPKGAWYCRQSMRWGKRFPYIFGWACQVNGTYYWLSGNKEKAKKLWEKGIKFLREHTEDTYRLGHILLQEASLLLQDNSRDSRAYEYLLEARELFIRTDAQGDLAWTNKLLDGTGRAEKDLESCETLTQKRYLESLLSMTEAVGSIFNLEELLDRVMDYALKATGAERGALFLYGREDNRLRPAVVRGMKKDIVEQSFAYDSYRISLEMIHAVEKSQEAVIAAQEGSALPEPQGHCDGQGEGISRELRNYGIKEALCIPLRAQGKCLGMIYLDNSLAGGIFSQEALNLMKSFAVQAAVSIENAHLVKNLVDQERFMQALIEQAPDMVFVHDTKGRIINANQRVCDSLGYTRTELLNMTVADFEMNYDREKIPSILQAIEKIPVTFSGVHRRKDGSTYPVEIKLSSLEYHGRKLILALVRDITERKKMEEEMQKIQKLESLGILAGGIAHDFNNLLTAIIGNVSLIELNALTGKDIGEIVEEVKKASKQAKRLTQQLLTFSKGGKPIKKSIALTKLFQEAQMLALSGSQVKCELFIADDLWCVEADEGQISQVINNIMINANQAMPEGGTITVHAENVTLESKDNGFLKSGRYVKISMRDQGGGIPQEHVQKIFDPFFTTKEKGSGLGLAITYSIVKKHEGHITVESTPGIGTTFTFYLPASERETPVQQGVKREKPLAGKGNVLIMDDQVQIRKMTERILTHLGYQVESAQDGAEAVELYKKHKEAGQGFDAVILDLTVPGGMGGREAMQKLRQLDPDVKAVVSSGYFNDPVISEYQQYGFKGVVAKPFEMKELNEVLLKVIRGEG from the coding sequence ATGAACACTTTTGGCAATGGCATGATAAACAGGGTAATCGCCTCCCGCTATAAGATACGGGAACACATAGGCTCCAGCTCTCTGGCTGAGGACTATACAGCTATTGACCAGAAAAGTGACCGCCGGGTCATAATACATATATTCAAGGAAGAGGTTAAAAAGTTACCCCTCGCTTCGCAGCTCCATTTTAAGAGGAGATTGGAGACGATTTCAAAAGCAGACCATAGGAACCTCCTGAAAATATATGCCGTCGGAGAATTCGAAGGGAGATACTATACCGTAACGGAAAATTTCCCTGGGCAGCCTCTTTCACAATATCTCGCTCAACCGATAGCAGTCGACCGGGCGGTAGAGATGATCCTTCAGCTTTCCTCATGCTTAAGTCTTTGTCATCAAAAAGGTACTATTCACGGGAGAATCAACCCGGACAATATCCTGGTATCTTCGCAGGTTTTTCAGGATGGAGAGCCGCCTGATGCTGCAACGGATACCATACCATACGTTAAGGTAACCAATTTTGGCTACAGCTCGCTTCTGGATCTGACCCTGGTAGCAGGAGCAGGCACAATACAGACGATCTTTGGGTATCTGTCTCCTGAAGCCAGCGGTATTTTGCGAAGGCCGATCGATGAGCGGACAGACATTTACTCGATTGGAATATTATTCTACCGGCTTGTCACCGGCGAGCTCCCCTACAAAGCCCAGGATGTTTCGGCTTTAGTCTACCAGCATATCGCTCAACGGCCTGAGCCTCCAGGCACAATCAATAAGGCTGTTCCGGAGGTGCTCGATCGCATCATCCTGCGGTTAATCGCTAAAGAGCCACAAGACAGATATCAAAGTCTTTCCGGCCTGATTGCTGATTTGGATAAATACAAAGCTTACCGGAAACAGGGGGGAAGGATAGATTTTCCCATTGCTCTTCAGGATCGTGTCCGGGAAATCACCTATTCCACCCGGCTTTTTGGCAGAGAAAAAGAGCTTCATCAGCTCAAAGTCTGTATCGAGAATACCAGAGAGTCAAAAGGAGCACTGATTCTCGTTTATGGAGAAGCAGGAGTAGGCAAGAGCAAGCTGGTGGATGAGGCGGCTGGCCATGTCCAGAGTATCAGGGGAATATTTGCCGGAGGCAAGTGTAATCAATTTGAATTCCAGACCCCGTATAAAATCTTCAGCGAAATAATCAGAGCCTATCTTGAGAAGCTCAAGCGCAGATGCAGTGAAGAACAGGAGGTCTTAAGAAAAAGAATCAAAGATACTTTAGGAGACCTGGCAGGTGAAATAGTAAAAATAGCCCCGGAAATGACCGAGTTGACAGGCGAATCAGGCAGACTGGCAGAGCTTGAAACGGAGAAAGAGCGAACCAGGTTCCTGATCACGGTGACTAACTTCATCGTAAACCTGGGAACTCCGGAAATTCCGGTGATACTTTTTTTCGATGACTTACAGTGGGCGGATGAAGGGAGCATCGAGCTTTTCGGAAGAATCGCTGAAAAAGCAGGCTCTTATCCACTCCTGATCATAGGGGGCTTCAGGGACACCGAGTTAGGAGAGAGCCATCCTTTGCGGCAAACAGTGGAGAAACTCGAAATAGGTGGAACACCCCCTTCCGAGATTCACCTGGAAAACCTTGGAATTGAAGATACCAGGAAGATCATCTCACAAATACTGACCGAGGACGAAGACACCATTTCCCCCCTGGCTGATGACATATATCAAAAATCCCGGGGGAACCCCTTCTTTCTCGTTGAAACACTGCACTATTTGGTTGAAGAGGGAATAGTCTACCGGAAGGATAATCATTATTCCTATGATGCATCGCGAGGCATAAAGGCCATCACGCCTGAGAGCGTTGTCGAGGTAGTGCTCAAACGAACACAGGAGCTATCGGCCGAAAACCGGGAAATTCTCTCGTATGCCGCGGTAATGGGAAGAGAGATACAATTTGAAATCCTGATGAGAATCTCTCATCAGGCACCAGAAGTACTCTTGTCAGCCATAGAGGAGGGGATCAAGAGACAGTTGGTGATGGGAGATATCAGCAGGAGAGAGAATATCTGTTTTGTCCATGACCGAATACGGGAGGCATTTTATCAGAGGTTGAAAGAGGAGGACAGGATTCCTGTTCACCGGCTCATAGGGGAGTATTTTGAGAGGGAAAGTAAAGACAGTGAGTCTTTCCTGTACGCATTGGCCTATCATTTTACCCAGGCAAAGATAGAGGACAGGGCCTTGCCATATTCGATACAAGCTGGGCATAAGGCCAGGGCATCGTATGCTCATAATCAGGCCGTAGAGCTTTATACAACCGCAAGAAGAATACTTGAGAAACAAGGTAAAACGAAAACTCCTCAATATGCGGAAATACTGGAGAGCCTTGGCGAAATTTACCGGCTCACCGGGAGGTTTACTGAATCGCTGGAAGCACTGAGAATCTGTGAAGTCCTTGTACCCGCATCGGATAAACTGCATCGCGCCCAGTTGCTCTATAAGATCGGGAATACGTTATGGGAAAAGGGAGAGGTAGAGGAAGCGATAGAGTCACTGGTGAGTGCTTTGAAGATGTTGAACCTCAGTGTTCCTCGAACCCAGGCCGGGGTAATGGCGGGGCTGGCAGGGGAATTTCTTATCCAGATGGCGCACACCTGGTTCCCCAAGGTTTTTATCCGGAGAAATTACTGCAATGATCAGAAAAACTTAATCATCTCGCGTATTTTTATGAGATTGGCCTATATTTACTACTTCTCGGATATGGACAGGATGTTTTACTTCTATATAAAAGCACTCAATTTTACCGAGAAGAAGATAGGTCCCTGCACAGAATTAGCCCACCTTTATGTAACCGGGCCCCCTGCTTTCACATTAACCATATTCCCCTGGCTATCCCGCGCCTTCAGGGATGGAAGGTTAGGAATAGAGATGGCCAGAAGGATAGGTGACAGGATCCAGGAGGGACGGGGCTACTGCTATTTCAGTATGCCTTTATTTATATCAAATAGACCGGGAGAAGCCCGCGAATATGCACAGGAATCGATCGATTTGCTGAAAAAGCTGGGTGAATACTGGGAACTGGGGATGGGTTACTTTTTCAGAGATCACCATAATTGTCTCCTCGGAAGAAGCTTCCAGGAGAATATCCGGGATAATGAAGAGTTTGTAAGGGCCATGCAGGAAGCCAAAGTTATGCAGGCCCTCGGCTGGGCTTTGGTTACGAAGGGAAGAGTATTCTCCCGTCTTGGGAAGGTAGATGATCAAATCATCGATGATCTGCAAAAATCAATAGAGCTGCTGGAGAAAACCGCAGATCACTTTGTGGCAGGATTTGCCTTATCGGTATTGGCTTTCGCTTATTCAAGAAGAGAGGAACATGACAAGGCCATAGATGCCATAGAAAAATCGAGGGATTATTATTTCCGCTACCATACGGGATGCTATTTTTTGGATATGTTCACGATGGGAGCAGAGGTTTACCTGAGAAAGATCTTATATACTCCGGCCTTATCGATTGAGGAAAGAAAGAAATGCCTCCCCAAAGGTGCCTGGTATTGCAGGCAATCGATGCGGTGGGGGAAAAGGTTCCCGTATATTTTCGGATGGGCCTGTCAAGTTAATGGAACGTATTATTGGTTGAGCGGGAACAAGGAAAAGGCGAAGAAACTCTGGGAAAAGGGGATAAAATTTTTACGAGAGCATACTGAAGATACCTATCGCCTCGGGCATATACTTCTCCAGGAGGCTTCGCTTCTGCTTCAGGATAACTCCAGGGATTCCAGGGCGTATGAATATCTTCTTGAAGCCAGGGAATTATTCATCCGGACGGATGCACAGGGTGATCTGGCGTGGACCAATAAATTACTTGATGGGACAGGGAGAGCGGAAAAAGACCTGGAATCCTGTGAAACCCTCACCCAAAAGCGTTACCTGGAATCTCTCCTGTCAATGACCGAGGCTGTAGGTTCTATTTTTAACCTGGAAGAATTACTGGACAGGGTAATGGATTACGCTCTCAAGGCAACCGGTGCGGAAAGAGGAGCATTGTTTCTTTACGGCAGGGAAGATAATCGTTTACGGCCCGCGGTGGTCCGGGGGATGAAAAAAGATATTGTCGAGCAGAGCTTTGCGTATGACAGCTACCGAATAAGCCTTGAGATGATCCACGCTGTTGAAAAAAGTCAGGAAGCGGTAATCGCCGCTCAGGAAGGATCCGCTCTGCCAGAGCCGCAGGGTCACTGCGACGGGCAGGGAGAGGGGATATCGCGGGAACTGAGAAATTATGGAATTAAGGAGGCACTCTGCATCCCTTTGAGAGCACAAGGCAAGTGCCTGGGTATGATTTATCTGGATAATTCGCTGGCGGGTGGAATTTTTAGCCAGGAAGCACTGAATCTCATGAAGTCTTTTGCAGTCCAGGCGGCTGTTTCAATAGAGAATGCTCATTTGGTAAAGAACCTTGTTGACCAGGAGCGTTTCATGCAAGCGCTGATTGAACAGGCCCCTGACATGGTTTTTGTGCATGATACAAAGGGCAGGATCATCAACGCAAATCAACGGGTCTGTGACAGTTTGGGATATACCCGTACAGAGCTTTTGAATATGACGGTTGCAGATTTTGAGATGAATTATGACCGTGAGAAAATACCTTCGATTTTACAAGCGATCGAGAAAATCCCGGTAACATTTTCCGGCGTTCACCGGCGTAAGGACGGATCAACGTACCCTGTTGAGATAAAGTTGAGTTCTCTTGAATATCATGGGCGCAAGCTCATTCTCGCCCTGGTCCGTGACATTACCGAGCGGAAGAAAATGGAAGAGGAGATGCAAAAAATTCAGAAGCTGGAGTCCCTGGGGATTCTTGCTGGAGGTATTGCTCACGACTTCAATAACTTACTGACCGCTATCATAGGCAATGTTTCTCTCATTGAGCTGAATGCGCTGACGGGAAAAGACATCGGTGAAATAGTAGAAGAGGTAAAAAAGGCATCAAAACAGGCCAAGCGATTAACTCAGCAGTTACTTACCTTCTCAAAGGGGGGCAAGCCAATCAAGAAGAGCATTGCTCTGACAAAATTATTCCAGGAGGCGCAGATGCTTGCCTTGAGCGGTTCTCAGGTCAAATGTGAATTATTCATAGCGGATGATCTTTGGTGTGTCGAAGCCGATGAAGGCCAGATAAGCCAGGTTATCAATAATATCATGATCAATGCCAATCAGGCTATGCCTGAAGGCGGAACAATTACGGTGCATGCTGAGAATGTCACCCTTGAGTCAAAGGATAACGGATTCCTGAAAAGTGGAAGATATGTAAAAATATCAATGAGAGATCAGGGAGGGGGAATCCCACAAGAGCATGTGCAGAAAATATTCGACCCATTCTTTACGACCAAGGAGAAGGGGAGCGGGCTTGGCCTGGCGATTACCTATTCCATTGTCAAAAAGCATGAAGGGCACATCACGGTGGAGTCTACCCCTGGCATTGGAACCACCTTCACCTTCTATCTGCCCGCTTCGGAAAGAGAAACCCCTGTTCAGCAGGGAGTCAAAAGGGAAAAGCCCCTTGCAGGCAAGGGTAATGTTTTGATTATGGATGATCAAGTGCAGATCAGAAAGATGACCGAGCGAATATTGACTCATCTTGGATACCAGGTAGAATCTGCCCAGGATGGTGCCGAGGCGGTCGAGCTTTATAAAAAACATAAAGAGGCAGGCCAGGGCTTCGATGCCGTTATTCTGGATTTAACTGTTCCTGGAGGCATGGGGGGCCGGGAAGCCATGCAAAAACTCCGGCAGCTCGATCCTGACGTGAAAGCGGTTGTTTCAAGCGGTTATTTCAATGATCCGGTAATATCGGAATATCAGCAGTACGGGTTCAAGGGCGTCGTTGCCAAGCCCTTTGAAATGAAGGAGCTTAACGAGGTATTGCTCAAGGTCATAAGGGGGGAGGGATAA